From Spiroplasma endosymbiont of Amphimallon solstitiale:
TTAATCTTTCAATAGGAAAAATTTCTTTTAATGATGTTATAAGTGACTGATATTGTTCTTCAATTTTTTGAAATATTTCATTAAGTTTTGCTTGAAAAAATTCTTTTTGTTTATTATTTGTTAATTGAGGAGTTTCATTTTCAATAGTTTTAATATTCTCTAATACTTCTATTTTTTTAAAAATTTTGCTTACTTCCTTTTCACTTAAGAAATTATCTTCAACTAATGTAAATTTAGTGTATAAATTACAAAATTTTCTTTTAATTATGTAGAAAAGTATTTTAATTATGTAGAAAAGTATGGATGACCAAAAATTATTCATCAATTTACACTTAAAATATTATTTTTAATTAAAAATTTGTTAAAAGTAACATTATTTAGTGTAAAAATTCTCTAAAAATAACACTTTATCATGTATCATTACTTTTCTACAAAATTAAAGGAAAAGTATGGATGACCAAAAATTATTCATCAATTTACACTTAAAATATTATTTTTAATTAAAAATTTGTTAAAAGTAACATTATTTAGTGTAAAAATTCTCTAAAAATAACACTTTATCATGTATCATTACTTTTCTACAAAATTAAAAAAATTTTCTAGATAAAAAATAATATTTTTCCTCTTCAATTAATTTTTTAAGCAAAATTTTTCTGCCTTCTTTATTTAATATTTGAAAATTAGCTTCTTCACTATCGGGAACTGCTAATACCAAATAATTATCATTTTCTGTTTTTAAATAAAATTTGATCATGGTAACTTATATTGTAAATTATCATTTTTATATTCAATTTTAATAATTAATCCTGGTTGTAAAATATTATTGATCATATTGTTTAATTTATATTTTTCACGATCTCATTCATTATTTTTAAATCATAAAATAAATTCATAAAGTGAAATTGTAAAAGACTTAATAAATTCAATAATTTTTTGATGATAATTTTTAATATTATCTTTCATTAAATTTGTATTATTAATAATTCCCTGTTTAGTTTCTTCTAATTGAAGCATTTTTTGTTTTTCTTCTTCTTCAATAGCTTCTTCTTGCTTTTTTTTACTTTCTGTTATTTTTTCTCTTGTAATAATTCTAATTTTTTCAATTTGCTGTTTTAACTCTGCTAGTACTTTTTTATCATTACCTGAATTGTAAAATTAAAAAGGACACTTATATAAAAATTAAATTGTGTTAATTCTATAATTAAGAAAAGAAAGGAATTAGTACAATGTATAAGTATCTGACTATTGAATCAATAATAGCAATAAAAGAATATAAAAGTTATGGATTTTCGATTCGTAAAATAGCAAAAGCCATTGATTATAGTAAATCAACTGTACATAGAGTTTGTAGATTATTAAATCAAAACTTATTACCATTAGAAATATTGAATAAAATTCAAAAAAATAAACAAAATGCAGGTAGAAAATTAATAATTTTAACTTTAATAGAAATTAATACTATTAATCATTTGTTAATTACTAAAAATTATGCTCTTGATATAATTGCTAATTTTTTAAAGGAAAATAAAATAAAAAGTATTTCAACAAAAACTTTATATAACATGTTTAAAACAAATCGAATGGGTTTTGATGAAAATAACTTATTGAGAAAAGGAAAAAATAAACCTCACAAACAAAAAGAAACTAGGGGCAGAATTAATAATTGTAAGTCTATTCATGAAAGAAATTTAATCATTCCTAATATTAAAAATATAGAAGAATTTGGTCATTTAGAGGGTGATACTATCATTGGTAAAGATCATAAAAGTTCTATTATTACTTTAGCTGATATATGATCAAAAACCACAATTCCTTTAGCAACTAAAAATAATAAATCAGAAAATATTACAAAAAGTATAATAAAATTTATTTCAAAGTTACAAAAAGGAACAGTTAAAACTATTACTTTTGATCGTGGTAAAGAATTTAGTAAATGAAAATTAATCGAAAAAAATTGTAATGTTAAGATTTATTTTGCAGATCCTGGTAAACCTTGTCAAAGAGGTTTAAATGAAAATAATAATGGTATTTTAAGAAGATATTTACCAAAATCTACAGATCTATCTTCATATAAACAAAAAGATTTAAATACTATAGCATTTCAAATTAATTCTACACCCAGAAAATCACTATCTTATAAAAGACCAATAGATTTAATACAATTATTTTAAAAAACTGTCCCATTTATATTTACAATTCAGGTTATCTAAACTTACATTTTCTAAAGTTCTTGACAAATTTTCATATGTCGTTCTTTCTGTTTTATTAATATTTTCTAATGCTGCTATTTTTTTATTAATAACTTCAATCGATTTACTTTCTTCTTCAACTAATTGTTCACAATGTCTATCAAACTGTAATGTAATTTCTTTTATTCTTTCAGAAGTACTTTTTGTTAAATTTACTGCTTCTGTTATGTATTTCATTATGAAATTTTTTGCTAAGTCACTTGTATATGAATCACTTATTTTTTTTAATATAGTAAATTCATTATTGATAGCACCACATATTCTATTAATATTTCATTCTAAACTATCTGCTGCAAATTGTTCAGTACTATTAAGAATAAGAAATTGATAATAATAATCCATTATCTTAGAATCGTCAATATTAATAATAAAATTTTTTAATTCATTTATTCTTTTTGCTATCTTTTTTTGAAAACTATTATAATAACTTTCATTATTATAATCTTCTAAATCAATTAAAAATTGTTTTCTTTTCATCACATTACTAACTAATGCCACTTGTTCACTACATTCTTTAACTTTTTCTAGATTTCTTTTATGATTTAAAATAAATTCTTGATAATCTTCACCAATAATTTTAAATTTTTTAATATTTTTTTCAAAATTAATAAAAACATTACACAACTCAGCAATTTTTTCTTTTCACTCTACCGATAAAAACTGTTCTAGATTTTCTTCTTGTATAATTTGTTTTCAAAAATTAATCGCATTATCGGGAATTTTTAATTCAGGAAAAAAGTAATCAAAATTAATTCGTGCTTGTTCTTGTTTAAATTTTATAATTTCCAGAACAATATTTTTAAATTTTATAATTTCAAAATATTGTTCTGGAAATGATTCTTTAACTATATTTTTTAATTCAATAATTAAGTTATGTTCTTCATTAAAAATTTGCCGTTCTTTTTCAATTCATTGTCATGAATTTTTTAAATTTCCTGAATTGTAAAATTAAAAAGGACACTTATATAAAAATTAAATTGTGTTAATTCTATAATTAAGAAAAGAAAGGAATTAGCACAATGTATAAGTATCTGACTATTGAATCAATAATAGCAATAAAAGAATATAAAAGTTATGGATTTTCGATTCGTAAAATAGCAAAAGCCATTGATTATAGTAAATCAACTGTACATAGAGTTTGTAGATTATTAAATCAAAACTTATTACCATTAGAAATATTGAATAAAATTCAAAAAAATAAACAAAATGCAGGTAGAAAATTAATAATTTTAACTTTAATAGAAATTAATACTATTAATCATTTGTTAATTACTAAAAATTATGCTCTTGATATAATTGCTAATTTTTTAAAGGAAAATAAAATAAAAAGTATTTCAACAAAAACTTTATATAACATGTTTAAAACAAATCGAATGGGTTTTGATGAAAATAACTTATTGAGAAAAGGAAAAAATAAACCTCACAAACAAAAAGAAACTAGGGGCAGAATTAATAATTGTAAGTCTATTCATGAAAGAAATTTAATCATTCCTAATATTAAAAATATAGAAGAATTTGGTCATTTAGAGGATGATACTATCATTGGTAAAGATCATAAAAGTTCTATTATTACTTTAGCTGATATATGATCAAAAACCACAATTCCTTTAGCAACTAAAAATAATAAATCAGAAAATATTACAAAAAGTATAATAAAATTTATTTCAAAGTTACAAAAAGGAACAGTTAAAACTATTACTTTTGATCGTGGTAAAGAATTTAGTAAATGAAAATTAATCGAAAAAAATTGTAACGTTAAGATTTATTTTGCAGATCCTGGTAAACCTTGTCAAAGAGGTTTAAATGAAAATAATAATGGTATTTTAAGAAGATATTTACCAAAATCTACAGATCTATCTTCATATAAACAAAAAGATTTAAATACTATAGCATTTCAAATTAATTCTACACCCAGAAAATCACTATCTTATAAAAGACCAATAGATTTAATACAATTATTTTAAAAAACTGTCCCATTTATATTTACAATTCAGGTTTTCTAATAAAAGTTCATCAAATACTAAAAACTTTTTATTATTATAAAGAGAAAATAACTCTTGATAAAGATAATGAACAATATTTAAAAATCAAAATAATGAATCTGCTTTAATTAAACTATTAAAAAATATAGTAAGGTCATCACTATTAATTGTTTTTATTAATTGTTTACAATACTTTCTTTCTATTTTTGTACTTGTAATCTTAGAAATTATTTCTTTTCTAAAATCCTTAATATTTTTTTGCTTTTTATTATCAGAACCTATTTCTTGACTTTCTGTAGGCACTTCTTTACATCCTTTCAAATAAAAAACCCATTTATTTTATTAAAAAAAACAATGGGCTTGAAAAACATATTTTTTTAAATTTTTTATTTTAAATTTTCATTAAAATAAGCAAAGGAACAATTCTAAAATAAATTAGTTATAATTTATTTGAAAAAGTTAATTAACAATCTCTAAAATCTCTTGTTAATTACCTATAATAATGCATATAGTTTATCTCTAATATTTTAGATAACTATTGCTAAATAATAGCATGTATAAAATGTATTGCAAATAATATACAAAAATCATACTTTATATTACATTAATTTTACTAATTAAAATGATAAATAAAACCAGATTCAATTAACTTTAACACTTTTATTATGAAATAAATTTTATTTTGTAAATAAAATATTTTATAATAAAAATACTATTTATATATAGAATAGGGGTTACATAAATCCACTATTATAAATAGTACTACTTAAAGGGGGAGGAAATTATGAGCAAATTATTAACATCAACACCAAAAAAAGATGGTTTTTTGCCCTAATTGAATCAATAGAACATAAAGGCACATGAATGATTTGACCGCTTATGAAAGATGATTGACAAAAAGAATGTCAACCAGCACGAACTGTTTTTGCAAAAATAGCCAACTCAATCAATAAACATGAACCAGTAAAAATTATTATTAATAAAAGCAATTGAAATGAAGCTCGCAAACTATTAGATCCAACTATCAAATTAATCGATATCAAATATCAAGATAGTTGAGCGCGTGATATGGGACCAATTTATTTAATAAATAAAAAGAGGCTTTTTAGAAATCTGTGTATCTTTGTTTTACAAAGTACTAGTTCAGATTAATTCTATCTTCAAATTTTATCATAAAATGAGCAATTGCTGTATTTCAATTTTGAATAGGCAATGTTCATTTTTTTGTTATATTTTCAATTGCTAAATAAAATATTTTAAAAACTGACATATCATTAGGAAAAGCTTTTTTGTTTCTAATAACTTTTCGTAATTGACTATTAACAGATTCAATAGCATTTGTTGTATAAATTACTCTTTTGATTTCTGCAGGATAACTAATAAAAATCATCAAATTTTCTCAATTTTTATATCAAGATTTAGCAATTTGGGGATATTGTTTATTTCATTTACTTTCAAATGATTCTAAAGCTTGCATTGCTTGTTCTTCACTACATGCACTATAAATTGGTTTTAAATCTGTAACTAGAGTTTTTCTTTAATTTTGTAGAAAAGTAATGATACATGATAAAGTGTTATTTTTAGAGAATTTTTACACTAAATAATGTTACTTTTAACAAATTTTTAATTAAAAATAATATTTTAAGTGTAAATTGATGAATAATTTTTGGTCATCCATACTTTTCTACATAATTAAAAGAGTTTTTCGATGTTTGTATGAAACATATTTTAAACTATTTCGAATTTGATGAACAATGCATAATTGATGTTCTGTTTTAGGATAAACTACTTGTATTGCTTCTGACATGCCTGTTAAATTATCACTACAAGCAATCAAAATATCATTTAAGCCTCGATTTTTCATTTCTGTGAAATTAGCTAATCAAAATTTAGCACCTTCATTTTCACTAATTCATAAGCCTAAAACATCTTTTTTACCTTCTAAATCAACTCCTAATGCTATATAAACTGATTTGTTAATAATCCGTTTATCTTGTCGAACTTTAACTACTATACAATCAAAATAAACAATCGGATAAACGCTTTCTAATGGTCGATTTTGTCATGCTTTGACATCATCAATAACATCATCAGTAATTTGACTAATAACACTTTCACTAATATCAGCACCATGATATAACTCTTGTAACTGCATTCTAATGTCAGATAGAGTCATACCTTTTGCATATAGTGAAAGCACTTGTTGATCAAAACCATCAAATCTTCGCTGTCTTTTTGCAACTATTACAGGAGTAAAATCACTATTGCGATCTCTTGGTACATCAATCTCAATTTTACCTTGTTGAGTTATTAATTTTTTTGAACTTGTACCATTACGAGCATTTTCAGTATTACTATGTTGATTTTTTTCATATCCTAAATAATTTTGCATTTCAGAATTCAACATTTTTTCAACTAAACGTTTTGTTAATTCTTTATATAAACCCCCTTCTTTAAAAACTGTTGTTAAATCTTCAGTATTTTCTAATAATAAATCTACTGCTTTTGATATTGGATCATTATTATTAATATTTTGTTTTTTAGCCATCTGTAACTCACTCTTTCTAGTCATTTAATTATATTTACTAGAATTAATTAAACATAGTTATTTTTGTAAGTTACACAGATTACTAAACATTGCCTTTAAAAAATAAATAATTTTATTTCTTTATTATTAGAAAGAAATAAAAAACCCATTTGTTCAAGATTAACTTAATTCATTTTTAAATTCATAAATATGAATATCAGTTTTATCAACAACAAAACCAATAACATACGAAATACCACAAAGAAAATCAATAATTCTTCTTCGATCATTTTCAACAGTTGTTGTTAAATTAACTTTAATTGGTTTTTGTAAAATCATAGCATTAGCAATTGATTCAATTTCTTGATAATTTTTAGGAGCAAATTCTTGTATTTGTTCTTGAAAACTGGTTTTATAATTACTATTTTCATCATTGTCTTTATATTTTTTACTTCTTCATCCCATAATTAATTAAACTCCCTTTCGTCTTCGTAAAAATGATGGTAAATCATCATCTGCTTCCATTGCTGCTTCTTGGACTAAATTTTGTTGTTCTTCTTCTTTTTTCTTTGTTTGTTCTTTAATTTCTTCACTTAAATATTGAGTCTTATTGGTAATAAATTCATGATTATCAACTTTTGAACTATAAACAAAATTATTAGCATTAGCACCTTCTTCATCAAAACCAGTGGCAATAACTGTTACAATCATTTCATCATTTAAATTTTCATTAACAGCAACACCAAAAATGATATTAACATCATTACCCGCAGCATCACGAACTAAATCAACAGCAATATTAGCATCAGTTAATGTCATTGTTGTTCCACCAGTAACATTAACAATAGCATTTTTAGCACCCTTAATTGTCACATCATCAAGTAAAGGAGAAGAAATAGCTTTTGTTGCGGCTTGTTTAGCTTTATGTTCACCCTTTGACATTCCAATACCAAATAAGGCATTACCTTTATTTTCAATAATAGTACGAACATCAGCAAAATCTAAATTTATTAAAGCAGGAACAGCAATTAAGTCAGTAATAGTCTGTACACCTTGACGTAAAATATTATCTGCTTCTTTAAACGAATCTTTAAGAGGGATATTACCAATTACTTGTAATAATTTATCATTAGAAATAATAATAATTGCATCAACTTGTTTCTTTAAATTTTCAATTCCAACTACGGCATGAGCATTACGATTACGTCCTTCAAATTTAAATGGTTTAGTAACAATAGCAATTGTTAAAGCACCACATTCTTTAGCAATTCTTGCAACAATTGATGCAGCACCAGTACCAGTACCACCACCCATACCAGCAGCAATAAAAACCATATCTGCACCATCTAAAGCACGTTTAATCTCTGCTTCACTTTCAATTGCGGCTTGTTTACCAATTTCGGGATTAGCTCCTGCTCCAAGTCCCTTTGATAATTCTTTGCCCAAAATAATTTTATTTTCAGCTGGTGATGCATTAACTACTTGTGCATCAGTATTAGCAACATAAAAATCAACACCTTGTACCTCTGCTTCAAT
This genomic window contains:
- the ftsZ gene encoding cell division protein FtsZ → MEHNNSQFKPIASIRVIGIGGAGNNAVNRMIEAEVQGVDFYVANTDAQVVNASPAENKIILGKELSKGLGAGANPEIGKQAAIESEAEIKRALDGADMVFIAAGMGGGTGTGAASIVARIAKECGALTIAIVTKPFKFEGRNRNAHAVVGIENLKKQVDAIIIISNDKLLQVIGNIPLKDSFKEADNILRQGVQTITDLIAVPALINLDFADVRTIIENKGNALFGIGMSKGEHKAKQAATKAISSPLLDDVTIKGAKNAIVNVTGGTTMTLTDANIAVDLVRDAAGNDVNIIFGVAVNENLNDEMIVTVIATGFDEEGANANNFVYSSKVDNHEFITNKTQYLSEEIKEQTKKKEEEQQNLVQEAAMEADDDLPSFLRRRKGV
- a CDS encoding IS30 family transposase; the protein is MYKYLTIESIIAIKEYKSYGFSIRKIAKAIDYSKSTVHRVCRLLNQNLLPLEILNKIQKNKQNAGRKLIILTLIEINTINHLLITKNYALDIIANFLKENKIKSISTKTLYNMFKTNRMGFDENNLLRKGKNKPHKQKETRGRINNCKSIHERNLIIPNIKNIEEFGHLEGDTIIGKDHKSSIITLADIWSKTTIPLATKNNKSENITKSIIKFISKLQKGTVKTITFDRGKEFSKWKLIEKNCNVKIYFADPGKPCQRGLNENNNGILRRYLPKSTDLSSYKQKDLNTIAFQINSTPRKSLSYKRPIDLIQLF
- a CDS encoding agmatine deiminase family protein, producing MIWPLMKDDWQKECQPARTVFAKIANSINKHEPVKIIINKSNWNEARKLLDPTIKLIDIKYQDSWARDMGPIYLINKKRLFRNLCIFVLQSTSSD
- the sepF gene encoding cell division protein SepF is translated as MGWRSKKYKDNDENSNYKTSFQEQIQEFAPKNYQEIESIANAMILQKPIKVNLTTTVENDRRRIIDFLCGISYVIGFVVDKTDIHIYEFKNELS
- a CDS encoding IS30 family transposase, whose translation is MYKYLTIESIIAIKEYKSYGFSIRKIAKAIDYSKSTVHRVCRLLNQNLLPLEILNKIQKNKQNAGRKLIILTLIEINTINHLLITKNYALDIIANFLKENKIKSISTKTLYNMFKTNRMGFDENNLLRKGKNKPHKQKETRGRINNCKSIHERNLIIPNIKNIEEFGHLEDDTIIGKDHKSSIITLADIWSKTTIPLATKNNKSENITKSIIKFISKLQKGTVKTITFDRGKEFSKWKLIEKNCNVKIYFADPGKPCQRGLNENNNGILRRYLPKSTDLSSYKQKDLNTIAFQINSTPRKSLSYKRPIDLIQLF